The DNA window ATCCACTGCTCGTGCTCCATCAAGGCCAGTATTTTCCCCTGGTTCAAATTCTCAGCTCCATGACCGCGAGGACAAAGCTCGGCTTCAACAGTCTAGAGAACAATCACTTCCAAGGCCAGTCATGCAGCCCAACCCAGCCTTTGGGCAAGTTCAGAATAACCCACCAGACCCCAGTCAGCCCCCAGGCTTTGACAGGCCTGCTCCCCACAATCTCTTCCATCAACAAAGCTATGATTCAATGGGTGCTCCAATGCAGGAATCTGGCCAGTTTTCCGATAAGCAGCAAGGAATTTTATCTGAGACTCCCTTTTCTGAATATCCACCCATGCATTCCATTCCGCCCCCCAATTATGAAATTCCTGTTAATTCCAGTCAAATGAGGATGCCCCTTCCATATGGCTTTCCTTTTCCCAGTGATGGATCCCAACAATTTTATGGTGCTCCCTATGAGATGGCACGACAGGATTCAGCCCCAGATGTTGGACCAGAACAGGGGTCGTTACTGGGTTTTGCCCCAGGTTCAGTTGGGAACATGAATTTTCCGGTGAGTTATCCGCAGTCTTGGAATGCAGGACAGGCTGGTGTTCCGTTTGAAGCATCAACAGGGGGTCAAGGAAATACAGATGGTTTCTCGAACTCTGCAGAGTCTCAAGGAAAAGCTGCATTTTACCAAGGAGAATATGGACGGAATCACGGGGGTTTGCCCTTCAATTCTCCGCAAATGACCAACAAAGCGATGGAAGCAGTGCAGGGTGGTAGCACTATGGATCCTAGGGACGGCAAAGGTGTTTTAGCAGCACAGCCCATGTCACTTCCTCCGCCGCCTCCACCCCCACATCACATGTCACAACTCAAACGTAAGTTTTATCAAGGCGATACGGGACGAGACGGATAGGGCTAGGTCTGGAAACATGACTACCCCCTGATGGCCGGTGGTGGCCAAGTCTAGAAAagattaatttttgtaatttttcccTTGTTTTTTCCCTCCCTGGAACTGGTTGCGGTTATATTGGTCCAAGGTTCTCTCTGAGTAATTGTTTTTCCATGCTTCCGGTTAAACTTTTTGTTCCTATTTTTAATAGTTTGCCCCTGTCGAATTTAAAGATGAAGATGGCAATACATGTATAGTTGTTTTGGAGATATGCGGAAATCATTTCTCTTTGGTGCTGCTTTGGACGGTAGTATTTTAAAATGTTTCTCAAAAAGGGGAAAAGACGAATATATCATTTTGAATGGGAAAAAAAAGGACAATGTTTGGATTGGAAATGGAATATAAATGATCATTTAGCAACTCTCAGTTGCTGATATTATCAGTTTTTACTTTTGTCGTCGATGTTCGATCAACGTCactgatttttcattttgatcatCTTAGCCAATCTCgctcacaaaacaaaaaagttaataataataataaaatgctATGTACgtaagaatgtgttaaagataattaaaaattcaactcaaaaacttaaaatgaatCTAGGAGGGTCTTTTTAAGAATGTCTAGCGAGACATTTAGTCAGGACGagtcatttttaattttattaaatctAATTTCTGCGGATGATAATCACGAGACTACATTAACTTTTAGTCCAACCAAATTTAGTGAAGGTTAGTGATGGCAAACATATGCATCCTAGAAATTTGCACCAAGTGGTATTTTGGGAAACAACAAAATATTGATGGTATTTTTGTATGACAACATGAGAGGAAAGTAAAAGGAATTCGATAAACTACCCTCTTACGTTAGTCAAATTCTTGAATTTGTGGTGTGGGATTCCAGATTTAAGGGTATCTCATTACGGATTTTCATTCTTTACTCGTAAAAAAATACGGGAGAAAAGACttgttataaatatgtaaaagttaGAGATATAACCTTTACTAGTAACAGGAACAAAGTAAgtgtaaaatatcacactgaaGTTATAGCACAAGaggatgacaaataaaagagggAGGAATAGATACTGAAGTTATTGATCTATTTTTCTTTGTGTGTGTTTTGATTGCAGtcgagtgctctatttatagagcaactcgcATTATTACATTTTGAAATTTACATCATATGACTTTGAAAATACGATCCGGTTATTTCTAAAGTCTACATCACATTTGTGGGCATTGGAAATCTGTGTGGGCATTCATAACAATGCCAATGTTTTCAACAttatttatctttctttttatttatacaactcataaatatatatgtcctaaattttttgggtttataTAGGAACAGACTTATTTACCCTATAGGTTTAAACCGTTATCAATCAAGTACCCCTCAGATTATCCAGTCCTCGAAATGTTGGAAGTAATTTGCTCTACTGGCAGATCACAGACAAACGCTTAACAACCACGGCTCGGCTCATTGCCGCAGAGAAAGTGATTCAGCCACTACAATTCCGCCTCTAAGCGTAAGTGATTCCAACTACGAATTTCTAAAATATCCGATTTCAACTTCGAATTTCTGTCGAATTGTACACTTTTCGTTTTCAAAAATTTAGTGGAATTCGTtgatttcgtttttttttttggtcaaaaatttATGGTATGTTTGAAAGGaaggaaataaacttgaaatttggataaaaatcaaaatttataaattaacatgCATCAATTTCTTTGTTTGGATTCtaaacataaaaatttagaattttttgtatgaaaaaaaaaacttggaatttaggACCTATAATTtcaaagtttaaatttcatataaatatgtgtcattttttaattatgattgagagtttaaaaataataaatttcgtattcaatttcattgaaatttcgtattcaatttcattgttcttttacaTTATGTTTAGACGAGGGAAATGAACTTGAAATTTgagtaaaaattgaaatttataaatttacaTGCATAAATTCTC is part of the Malus domestica chromosome 12, GDT2T_hap1 genome and encodes:
- the LOC103423473 gene encoding E3 ubiquitin-protein ligase HAKAI homolog; the protein is MLQIRLKSVTPPEGVSGAKHLAEETVTVACPDHLVLADLPVAKGIGAATTTTLVKTVGRRSRRQLGERVHFCVSCDFPIAIYGRLSPCEHAFCLDCARSYSICYLCDERIQKIQTIKMMEGIFICAAPHCLKSFLKRDEFESHIHENHAYLLQLNGDKMDGNESESRNTKQCTISESTARAPSRPVFSPGSNSQLHDREDKARLQQSREQSLPRPVMQPNPAFGQVQNNPPDPSQPPGFDRPAPHNLFHQQSYDSMGAPMQESGQFSDKQQGILSETPFSEYPPMHSIPPPNYEIPVNSSQMRMPLPYGFPFPSDGSQQFYGAPYEMARQDSAPDVGPEQGSLLGFAPGSVGNMNFPVSYPQSWNAGQAGVPFEASTGGQGNTDGFSNSAESQGKAAFYQGEYGRNHGGLPFNSPQMTNKAMEAVQGGSTMDPRDGKGVLAAQPMSLPPPPPPPHHMSQLKRKFYQGDTGRDG